A stretch of DNA from Shewanella sediminis HAW-EB3:
GTCCGATAGAGGCCCTTTTCGACATTCCTTGTCGAGAAGCATAGTTATCTTATCGGCCTATTAGATGAGTGTCAGATACACACAAAGGAAATGGCTTATTGCGCCACCTAATACGAACAGGTGCCAGATAGCATGGTTATAAGGTATTCTTTTACCTACATAAAAGACTACCCCCAGACTGTAAAAAATTCCGCCGGTTAACAATAGCTGGAAACCAAGTGGAGACATGGCTGAAATCAGATCATTGATGACGGTCATGCATAACCATCCCATAATCAGATAAAGAGCGACACTAAACTTCTTGAAACGATGGATAAATAGGGTTTTAAAAAGCACACCACCCAAGGCTAAAGACCAAATTGAAATTAAGATCACCTTTGCTTGAGTGCCCGTGAGGGCGATTAACATCAAGGGGGTATAGGTTCCTGCAATCAAGAAATAGATTGCGCAATGGTCTGCGATTTTAAGTTTATGTTTTAATGCTGGATCTGACACTGAGTGGTACAGAGTCGAACAGGCGAAAAGCAGTATGATGCTGGCACAATAAATGACAACACCGATTAACTG
This window harbors:
- the trhA gene encoding PAQR family membrane homeostasis protein TrhA — encoded protein: MPVQELYSTPSPSISVNSSGYTRSEETANSMSHALGVIAGIIGLIFSLIKGQETLTNIQLIGVVIYCASIILLFACSTLYHSVSDPALKHKLKIADHCAIYFLIAGTYTPLMLIALTGTQAKVILISIWSLALGGVLFKTLFIHRFKKFSVALYLIMGWLCMTVINDLISAMSPLGFQLLLTGGIFYSLGVVFYVGKRIPYNHAIWHLFVLGGAISHFLCVYLTLI